The uncultured Flavobacterium sp. genome contains a region encoding:
- a CDS encoding serine hydrolase domain-containing protein — MKTTVKILVLLLSISNFSFGQDISRKIDSIIKDNYQKNPDVGISVGFIKDNQEYYTAYGNLNKESQAKINKNSLFEIASITKILTSNLLAQAINENKIKADDFIDNYLPKDYVLQKELQKKIKISDLASHQSGLPDIDFGKLIELNPQQPVSSVTQETLTALVNNCSELKDYGKYRYSTFGITLLGQILEKVYNKSYDKLITDKMIKPLKMSNTFTKEFDVKNKTVAHNPDGGIQEFFNWNVMAPAGLIKSSTADMVTYLKAVLNKENTIGKAAITTEKIYYKDEKRELGLAINIVTDDKNTLYMKSGDSMGQSSIICYNRAKNWGIIILLDQRNSKMRQDLLNKIYDTVLIDVKTNGLDL; from the coding sequence ATGAAAACAACAGTAAAAATTTTAGTACTACTATTATCAATAAGTAATTTCTCTTTTGGTCAAGACATTTCCAGAAAAATTGATTCCATAATAAAGGATAATTATCAAAAAAATCCTGACGTAGGTATTAGCGTCGGTTTTATAAAAGACAATCAGGAATACTATACTGCGTATGGTAATTTGAACAAAGAAAGTCAAGCTAAAATCAATAAAAATTCTCTATTTGAGATTGCTTCTATAACAAAAATTTTAACCTCAAATTTATTAGCCCAGGCCATTAATGAAAATAAAATAAAAGCAGATGATTTTATAGATAATTATCTTCCTAAGGATTATGTATTGCAAAAAGAACTTCAAAAAAAAATAAAAATTTCAGACTTGGCATCTCATCAGTCAGGTTTGCCAGATATAGATTTTGGAAAACTAATAGAGCTAAATCCGCAACAACCAGTAAGCAGCGTAACACAGGAAACTTTGACGGCTTTGGTCAATAATTGTAGTGAACTAAAAGATTATGGTAAATATCGTTACTCTACATTTGGAATTACTTTGCTAGGACAAATATTGGAAAAAGTGTATAACAAAAGTTACGACAAACTTATAACAGATAAAATGATAAAACCTCTGAAAATGAGTAATACATTTACTAAAGAGTTTGATGTAAAAAACAAAACAGTTGCGCATAATCCTGATGGCGGTATTCAGGAGTTCTTTAATTGGAATGTTATGGCGCCAGCTGGTTTAATAAAATCAAGTACGGCTGATATGGTTACATATTTAAAAGCTGTTTTAAATAAAGAAAATACAATAGGTAAAGCTGCTATAACTACAGAAAAAATATATTATAAAGATGAAAAAAGAGAACTTGGATTAGCTATAAATATTGTAACAGATGATAAGAATACACTTTATATGAAAAGTGGAGATTCTATGGGACAATCTTCAATTATATGTTACAATAGAGCTAAAAATTGGGGTATCATAATACTTTTAGATCAAAGAAACTCAAAAATGAGACAAGACCTTCTGAATAAAATTTATGATACGGTTTTAATAGATGTAAAAACTAATGGTTTGGATTTATAA
- a CDS encoding helix-turn-helix domain-containing protein, with translation MDKINLLIIVTVISLFISLFLAFFLVTVKTKHKISNSLFAVFLLLNVIDSINPILELVVNNPSNLGMLRNTFAFLQIPVFYLYVLSVCYSDFKLRLKYIIHLLPFLIVNLVLLPRFYAVDLASKISFLKNRQNMIELQFTHILFHIQIVIYIIAVFMILRKAKKLYLENHAGKSVNSYNWLFQFTVVLTILYLITLVKNIFKFSDYPNISEGVKIGLILFQLIIICWYLFKALNNPDLFRNIDSKLKLVKDIISEEKNSEQLAENEKEYDSALLKLKQYMIDEKPFLNPSLTILDVSTAIEIPVRDLSLLINHKLEQHFYDFVNTYRIEYAMDILKDITKSKVTVLEILYEVGFNSKSSFNTAFKKYTGNTPTAYRKEL, from the coding sequence ATGGATAAGATTAATTTATTAATTATTGTGACTGTAATCTCATTGTTCATTTCATTATTTCTGGCATTTTTTCTGGTTACCGTCAAAACAAAACACAAGATAAGTAATTCTCTTTTTGCTGTTTTTCTATTGCTAAATGTAATAGATTCTATTAATCCTATATTAGAGTTGGTGGTTAATAATCCTTCAAATCTGGGAATGCTTAGAAATACATTTGCGTTCTTGCAAATTCCTGTTTTTTATCTCTATGTATTATCCGTTTGTTATTCTGATTTTAAGCTTAGACTTAAATATATAATACATCTGCTTCCGTTTTTAATTGTGAATCTGGTTTTATTACCTCGTTTTTATGCAGTAGATCTTGCTTCTAAAATTAGTTTTCTTAAAAATCGCCAAAATATGATAGAACTGCAGTTCACTCATATTTTATTTCATATTCAGATAGTTATATATATTATTGCTGTTTTTATGATATTAAGAAAAGCCAAAAAACTATATCTTGAAAATCATGCAGGTAAAAGTGTTAACTCTTATAATTGGTTGTTTCAGTTTACAGTTGTATTGACGATTTTATATTTGATTACCCTTGTCAAAAACATTTTTAAATTTTCAGATTATCCAAACATTTCTGAAGGAGTAAAAATTGGACTCATTTTATTTCAGCTGATTATTATATGCTGGTACTTATTTAAAGCATTAAATAATCCGGATTTATTTAGAAATATCGATTCAAAACTAAAATTGGTAAAGGATATAATTTCTGAAGAAAAAAATAGTGAACAATTAGCTGAAAATGAAAAAGAGTACGATTCGGCCTTATTGAAGTTAAAGCAATATATGATTGACGAAAAGCCATTTCTTAATCCTTCTTTAACAATCCTGGATGTTTCTACTGCTATTGAAATTCCTGTTCGTGACTTATCACTTTTAATTAATCATAAATTAGAACAGCATTTTTATGATTTTGTTAATACCTATCGTATAGAATATGCTATGGATATTTTAAAAGATATTACAAAAAGTAAAGTAACTGTTTTAGAAATTCTGTACGAGGTAGGTTTTAATTCAAAATCTTCCTTTAATACGGCTTTCAAAAAATATACTGGCAATACACCTACTGCTTATCGCAAAGAATTATAA
- a CDS encoding DoxX family protein: protein MTKRNKIIYWIATLWLSLGMVATGIVQLIKMKEETVMMTHLGYPLYFLTLLGVWKILGVIAVLIPKFSLLKEWAYAGFFFAMSGAVFSHLAIGDAPKELFGPVLLIVLTVISWYFRPVDRKTVLA, encoded by the coding sequence ATGACTAAGAGAAACAAGATTATCTATTGGATTGCGACGCTTTGGCTTTCGTTAGGAATGGTTGCAACCGGAATTGTACAGTTAATTAAAATGAAAGAAGAAACAGTTATGATGACTCATTTGGGATATCCGCTGTATTTTTTAACCCTTTTAGGCGTTTGGAAAATTCTGGGAGTAATAGCAGTTCTTATTCCGAAGTTTTCTTTATTGAAAGAATGGGCTTATGCCGGTTTTTTCTTCGCAATGTCGGGTGCGGTATTTTCGCATTTGGCTATTGGGGATGCTCCCAAGGAACTTTTTGGTCCGGTATTATTAATAGTTTTAACCGTAATATCTTGGTATTTTAGACCTGTAGATCGCAAAACGGTTTTAGCTTAA
- a CDS encoding SRPBCC domain-containing protein: MEQKTKINAENGKQELVITRDFDLPLELLFKAYVESEIVEQWMGTKVLKLENVKHGGWQFETSDAKGNVVFKANGVIHEIIENKKITRTFEMENTPFPVQLEYLEFEKVSDETSKLTMQIVYKSVAIRDQVLKLPFAQGINMAHNRLQDAVNKLK, encoded by the coding sequence ATGGAACAAAAAACTAAAATAAATGCCGAAAACGGTAAACAGGAATTAGTAATTACAAGAGATTTTGATTTGCCTCTGGAATTACTTTTTAAAGCTTATGTTGAGTCTGAAATTGTCGAACAATGGATGGGAACAAAGGTTTTGAAACTTGAAAATGTAAAACATGGCGGTTGGCAATTTGAAACTTCCGATGCTAAAGGAAATGTTGTTTTTAAGGCTAATGGTGTAATTCATGAAATAATTGAAAACAAAAAAATCACCAGAACATTCGAAATGGAAAATACTCCTTTTCCTGTTCAGCTTGAATATTTAGAGTTCGAAAAAGTATCAGATGAAACTAGTAAACTAACCATGCAAATTGTCTATAAATCAGTAGCGATTAGAGATCAAGTGCTAAAACTTCCGTTTGCACAAGGTATAAATATGGCACATAATCGCTTACAGGACGCTGTAAATAAATTAAAATAA
- a CDS encoding metalloregulator ArsR/SmtB family transcription factor, which produces MEIRRDVFQAIADPTRRAILSLVAIQAMTPGTIAENFSSSRQTISKHIQILNECELLRQTQNGREIYYHLNPEKIKEIDNFIEPFRKMWDEKFNKLEAIMKNYQSKK; this is translated from the coding sequence ATGGAAATTAGAAGAGATGTTTTTCAGGCAATTGCTGATCCTACTCGTAGAGCAATATTGAGTTTGGTTGCAATTCAGGCTATGACACCAGGTACTATAGCCGAAAATTTTAGTTCGTCACGACAAACTATTTCAAAACACATTCAGATTTTAAATGAATGTGAATTACTACGTCAAACACAAAACGGAAGAGAGATTTATTATCATTTAAATCCCGAAAAGATCAAAGAAATAGACAATTTTATTGAGCCTTTTAGAAAAATGTGGGATGAAAAGTTTAATAAACTTGAAGCTATAATGAAAAACTACCAATCTAAAAAGTAA
- a CDS encoding S24 family peptidase, which produces MKAIERFYQYLEYKGIKPTRFEKDNGLSNGYLGTQLKRNGNLGEDILNKIIDNCLDLNPVWLLTGRESMIKINNYTENFERNDVNFLNEPPSQIFKIRNDEVFKKQSIPLYNMPTSTSMATIFKEEDTDKLINEIVIPNLPKCDGAVYVSSDSMYPLLKSGDIIIYKKVSAAIENIYWGEMYLVSLINDDGDEFVMAKWIQKSEKGGEFIKLLSENKHDQPKDFHINTIKGLALIKASIRINATY; this is translated from the coding sequence ATGAAAGCAATTGAAAGATTTTATCAATACCTTGAATACAAAGGGATTAAGCCAACTCGATTTGAAAAAGATAATGGACTATCTAACGGGTATTTAGGGACGCAATTAAAGCGAAATGGAAATTTAGGGGAAGATATTCTAAATAAGATAATAGACAATTGTTTAGATTTAAATCCAGTCTGGTTACTTACCGGAAGAGAAAGTATGATTAAAATTAATAATTATACAGAAAATTTTGAGAGAAATGATGTTAATTTTTTAAACGAACCTCCTTCTCAAATATTTAAAATAAGAAACGATGAAGTGTTTAAAAAGCAATCTATTCCTCTTTATAATATGCCAACATCAACATCAATGGCAACCATATTTAAAGAAGAAGATACAGATAAGCTTATTAATGAAATTGTAATCCCGAATTTACCTAAATGTGACGGTGCCGTTTATGTAAGCAGCGACAGTATGTACCCGCTTCTTAAATCAGGCGATATCATTATATATAAAAAAGTATCTGCTGCTATTGAGAATATTTATTGGGGCGAAATGTATCTGGTTTCATTAATTAATGATGATGGTGACGAATTTGTAATGGCAAAATGGATTCAGAAATCTGAAAAAGGCGGTGAATTCATAAAACTTTTATCAGAGAATAAACATGATCAGCCAAAAGACTTTCATATCAATACTATCAAAGGTTTGGCATTAATTAAAGCCAGCATTAGAATAAACGCAACGTATTAA
- a CDS encoding transglutaminase, whose amino-acid sequence MIKFPKIDFPQLKSRLQVKSPWDRVIIMILSLLITIPIFIILHQNLIDLNWPFNLDRVFIFIFVFAAVFFLLMLLRTIIILCIAVYLLILIYGSVVGNYGLSEISEDYNSMIYTMSDNPFPQDIIVAKLLPFPNKSKIINAIEYQNPKVRNFAIMATTKHFKGIKGYSDYRTIIQCFAVFKEINSRWNYVNDPKEGDYIATASESLQYFSGDCDDHSILMAAAVRAIGGTPRLIHTKGHIYPEILIGSLIDLEKVNYLIKNVLFVKESYGKKIHYHVDDRGQVWMNLDYTATYPGGPFLYEEILGALTLN is encoded by the coding sequence ATGATAAAATTCCCTAAAATTGACTTTCCGCAATTAAAATCCAGGTTACAGGTGAAATCACCTTGGGATAGGGTTATTATTATGATATTGAGTCTTTTGATCACAATTCCGATTTTTATCATCCTGCACCAGAATTTAATTGACTTAAACTGGCCATTTAATTTAGATCGTGTTTTTATATTTATATTTGTTTTTGCTGCAGTTTTCTTTCTTTTGATGTTGCTGCGAACAATTATAATATTGTGTATAGCAGTATATTTATTGATCTTGATTTATGGTAGCGTTGTTGGAAATTATGGTTTAAGCGAGATTTCTGAAGATTATAATTCGATGATTTATACGATGTCAGATAATCCGTTTCCGCAGGATATTATTGTAGCAAAACTGCTTCCGTTTCCAAATAAATCAAAAATTATAAATGCAATCGAATATCAGAATCCAAAGGTTCGGAATTTTGCTATCATGGCAACTACAAAGCATTTTAAAGGAATAAAAGGATATTCTGACTACAGAACCATCATTCAGTGTTTTGCAGTCTTTAAAGAGATTAATAGCCGCTGGAATTATGTCAACGACCCAAAAGAAGGTGATTATATTGCAACAGCAAGCGAATCATTACAGTATTTTTCAGGAGATTGTGACGATCATTCCATTTTGATGGCTGCTGCAGTGCGTGCTATTGGCGGAACTCCAAGATTAATTCATACTAAAGGACATATTTACCCGGAAATATTAATAGGTTCTTTGATCGATTTAGAAAAAGTCAATTATTTGATTAAAAATGTACTTTTTGTCAAAGAAAGTTACGGCAAAAAAATACATTATCACGTTGATGATCGCGGTCAAGTATGGATGAATCTTGACTATACGGCAACATATCCTGGTGGTCCATTTTTGTACGAAGAGATTTTAGGAGCTTTGACTTTGAATTAG
- a CDS encoding substrate-binding domain-containing protein: MKTVKIVGVPEHFNLPWQLCIENGEFEAENIDLQWKNIPEGTGKMCQMLRDGEADIAVILTEGIIKDIVAGNPSKIVQIYVQSPLIWGIHVAEKSNFHSINDLKDKKAAISRIGSGSQLMAYVNAHDQGWKTDNLQFEIINTIDGAVEALTNGTADYFMWERFMTKPLVDQGIFRRVGDCPTPWPSFVITVRDEFLKKNPKSVEKILEVINKTTRDFAQITDIDKTLAELFNQKLEDIQEWLKLTQWSQKNLNEKAFIKIQNQLFDLGIIDKKSTFVETVKAL; the protein is encoded by the coding sequence ATGAAAACTGTAAAAATTGTAGGTGTTCCTGAACACTTCAATTTACCATGGCAACTTTGCATTGAAAATGGTGAATTTGAAGCCGAAAACATTGATTTGCAATGGAAGAATATTCCGGAAGGTACCGGTAAAATGTGCCAGATGTTACGGGACGGAGAAGCTGATATAGCAGTTATTTTGACAGAAGGAATTATAAAAGATATTGTTGCCGGAAATCCAAGTAAAATTGTCCAGATTTATGTGCAATCGCCTTTAATTTGGGGAATTCATGTTGCCGAAAAATCAAATTTTCATAGCATAAATGATCTTAAAGACAAAAAAGCAGCAATTTCAAGAATAGGTTCGGGATCTCAGTTAATGGCTTATGTAAATGCGCATGATCAAGGCTGGAAAACTGATAATTTACAGTTTGAAATTATCAATACAATCGACGGAGCTGTTGAGGCGCTGACAAACGGAACTGCAGATTATTTTATGTGGGAACGTTTTATGACCAAACCTCTTGTTGATCAGGGAATTTTTAGACGAGTTGGTGACTGTCCTACTCCATGGCCTTCATTTGTGATTACAGTTCGCGATGAATTCTTAAAAAAGAATCCTAAAAGTGTCGAGAAAATCCTTGAAGTTATAAATAAAACAACACGCGATTTTGCTCAGATTACTGATATTGATAAAACTTTGGCAGAACTTTTTAATCAAAAACTTGAAGATATTCAAGAGTGGTTAAAACTAACACAATGGTCTCAGAAAAATCTGAACGAAAAAGCATTTATTAAAATTCAAAATCAATTATTTGATCTCGGTATTATTGATAAAAAAAGTACTTTTGTTGAAACTGTAAAAGCGCTGTAA
- a CDS encoding DUF4265 domain-containing protein, translating into MEDTHKKILFKYYSTYLEEIISETMWAEIIDLEKGYFKLDNIPFFGPLIATDDIFRAEYDETEKCFIHRETIESSGNSIVQILVLEDGFDAAIIKDKLKAINCVSESLNDTFLAVEITKQEDYSIVKMLLDEYESLSVIEFAEPCLSDKHRADLLKLN; encoded by the coding sequence ATGGAAGACACACACAAGAAAATCTTATTTAAATATTATAGTACCTATCTGGAAGAAATAATTTCAGAAACCATGTGGGCAGAAATTATTGATCTGGAAAAAGGATATTTTAAATTAGATAATATTCCATTTTTTGGACCCTTGATTGCTACTGACGATATTTTTCGTGCAGAATATGATGAAACCGAAAAATGCTTCATTCATAGAGAAACCATAGAAAGTTCTGGAAACTCAATCGTTCAGATTTTAGTTTTGGAAGATGGTTTTGATGCCGCAATAATTAAGGATAAACTAAAAGCAATCAATTGTGTATCAGAAAGTTTAAATGACACTTTTCTTGCGGTTGAAATTACAAAACAAGAAGATTATTCGATTGTAAAAATGTTATTGGATGAGTATGAATCTCTTTCTGTAATTGAATTTGCCGAGCCTTGCCTTTCTGACAAACACAGAGCTGATTTATTAAAATTAAACTAA
- a CDS encoding VOC family protein, translated as MFLRVARHTNDLERIVDFYVNILCFEFLGDFQNHNQHDGVFIGQSGLDWHFEFIKSDEEANLTFDQDDVMVLYPKTIIEYDVLVSNLIHGNISILTSENPFWNENGVLFMDPDGYRIVLSPLKAIINEIN; from the coding sequence ATGTTTTTGAGAGTTGCCCGCCATACAAATGATTTGGAAAGAATTGTAGATTTCTACGTGAACATTCTATGCTTTGAATTTTTGGGAGACTTTCAAAATCATAATCAGCATGATGGTGTTTTTATTGGACAATCTGGTTTAGACTGGCATTTTGAATTTATAAAATCTGATGAAGAAGCAAATCTTACCTTTGATCAGGACGATGTTATGGTACTTTATCCTAAAACAATTATAGAGTATGATGTGCTGGTTAGCAATCTGATACATGGTAATATTTCAATCTTAACTTCAGAGAATCCTTTCTGGAATGAAAACGGAGTATTGTTTATGGATCCAGATGGTTATCGTATCGTTTTATCACCATTGAAAGCAATAATAAATGAGATTAATTAA
- a CDS encoding DinB family protein yields the protein MQDAIHKFEILLENVNYIPTIDQNILEERKPGKWSKKEVLGHLVDSAIHNLVRFTEINYVEKPYQHRPYSQIDLVNLNQYQTMDIDELTQLWFVLNKQILRLMETVDEKALDYKIVLSDGAVIDLKFLMTDYVEHLEHHINQIKS from the coding sequence ATGCAAGATGCTATTCATAAATTTGAAATATTGTTGGAAAATGTAAACTACATTCCAACAATAGATCAGAATATTCTAGAGGAAAGAAAACCCGGAAAATGGTCTAAAAAAGAAGTTTTAGGTCACTTAGTAGATTCGGCGATACATAATCTGGTTCGGTTTACAGAGATTAATTATGTAGAAAAACCTTATCAGCACAGACCATACAGTCAAATAGATTTAGTAAATTTAAACCAGTATCAAACTATGGATATTGATGAGTTAACACAATTGTGGTTTGTGCTAAACAAACAAATCCTTAGACTAATGGAAACTGTTGATGAGAAAGCTTTAGACTATAAAATTGTTTTGAGTGATGGAGCTGTAATTGATTTAAAGTTTCTTATGACAGATTATGTTGAGCATTTAGAACATCATATCAATCAAATAAAATCTTAA
- a CDS encoding nucleoside phosphorylase, protein MIKNSELILNPDGSVYHLNLRPEHIAHDIIFVGDQNRVEKITQFFDSIEYSTQKREFKTQTGIYKGKRISVMSTGIGPDNIDIVLNELDALVNIDLKTRLPKENLTALNIIRIGTSGSLQADIPVDSFVMSKFGLGLDNMLRSYLVDGVSNEAIEDAFIVHTNWDIRKGRPYAIACSEKLEKIIESDKIFKGITATAGGFYGPQGRVLRLNIQDEELNNKMDNFNFDNNRITNLEMETAAIYGLSALLGHNALSLNAIIANRASGTFSEDPYKAVDELITYTLNKLAQK, encoded by the coding sequence ATGATAAAAAATTCAGAATTAATACTAAATCCTGACGGAAGTGTTTACCACTTAAACCTTCGTCCTGAACATATTGCCCACGATATAATTTTTGTTGGAGATCAAAACAGAGTCGAGAAAATCACTCAGTTTTTTGATTCAATTGAATATTCAACTCAAAAAAGAGAATTTAAAACGCAAACCGGAATTTATAAAGGAAAAAGAATATCGGTAATGTCAACGGGAATTGGCCCTGACAATATTGATATTGTTTTGAATGAATTGGATGCTTTGGTAAATATTGATTTAAAAACTCGTTTGCCTAAAGAAAATTTGACTGCACTGAATATTATCAGAATTGGAACTTCGGGTTCTTTACAGGCTGATATTCCTGTGGATAGTTTTGTAATGTCTAAATTTGGATTAGGATTAGACAATATGCTTCGCTCCTATTTGGTTGACGGCGTTTCGAATGAAGCGATTGAAGATGCTTTTATTGTGCATACCAATTGGGATATTAGAAAAGGAAGACCTTATGCGATTGCCTGTTCTGAAAAATTGGAAAAAATTATAGAATCTGATAAGATTTTTAAAGGAATTACGGCTACTGCCGGAGGTTTCTATGGTCCACAAGGACGTGTTTTACGTTTGAATATTCAGGATGAAGAATTAAACAATAAAATGGATAATTTTAATTTTGATAATAACAGAATCACTAATTTAGAAATGGAAACTGCTGCGATATACGGACTTTCAGCGCTTTTAGGACATAATGCGTTGTCACTAAACGCAATTATTGCCAATCGTGCATCCGGAACTTTTAGTGAAGATCCTTATAAAGCGGTAGATGAGTTGATTACTTATACTTTGAATAAACTGGCTCAGAAGTAA
- a CDS encoding translation initiation factor, whose product MDLHDQLKNLFPDHVESNEPEEVQEQDHVLYIQKEPMICKFEKRKGKATTIIEGYEGSDEDFKVLAKEIKTKLSVGGTFKDSSIIIQGDYRDKIMEILKAKGFKTKRVGG is encoded by the coding sequence ATGGACTTACACGATCAATTAAAAAATTTATTTCCGGATCACGTCGAATCTAATGAACCTGAAGAAGTTCAGGAGCAAGATCATGTGCTTTATATTCAAAAAGAGCCAATGATTTGTAAATTTGAGAAAAGAAAAGGAAAAGCCACAACAATTATCGAAGGTTATGAAGGATCTGACGAAGATTTTAAAGTTCTGGCCAAAGAAATTAAAACTAAATTAAGTGTTGGCGGAACTTTTAAAGACAGTTCAATCATCATTCAAGGCGATTATCGCGATAAAATTATGGAAATCCTAAAAGCAAAAGGATTTAAAACCAAACGTGTAGGCGGTTAA
- a CDS encoding 2-oxoglutarate and iron-dependent oxygenase domain-containing protein produces MQNIPSVDLRDFLSDDPKRKQKFVNEIGSAFENIGFVALKGHFLDDQLVDELYGEIRKFFALPVETKHNYEIPGIGGQRGYVSFGKEHAKGRKEGDLKEFWHFGQYVDASSKYASEYPDNVEVKELPRFNVVGKEAYQMLEKTGVYVLRALALHLGLDEFYFDQYAKEGNSILRPIHYPPITSEPENAIRAAAHGDINLITLLMGAQGKGLQVQNHDGEWIDAIAADDELVINVGDMLSRHTNNKLKSTIHQVVNPPRELWGTSRYSVPFFMHPVSDMRLDCLENCIDAENPKKFEDITAGDYLYERLVDLGLIKK; encoded by the coding sequence ATGCAAAACATTCCTAGTGTAGACTTACGTGATTTCCTTTCGGACGACCCGAAACGTAAACAAAAATTTGTAAATGAAATCGGCAGTGCATTTGAAAACATTGGCTTCGTAGCCCTAAAAGGTCACTTTTTAGACGACCAGTTAGTAGACGAGCTTTATGGCGAAATTAGAAAATTTTTCGCTTTGCCAGTGGAAACTAAGCATAATTATGAAATTCCCGGAATTGGAGGACAAAGAGGTTATGTATCTTTTGGAAAAGAACATGCTAAAGGTCGAAAAGAGGGAGATTTGAAAGAGTTTTGGCATTTTGGCCAGTACGTTGATGCTTCTTCAAAATATGCTTCGGAATATCCGGACAATGTTGAAGTAAAAGAATTACCTCGTTTTAATGTTGTAGGTAAAGAGGCATATCAAATGCTTGAAAAAACAGGTGTTTATGTGTTAAGAGCTTTAGCTTTGCATTTAGGTCTGGATGAATTTTATTTTGACCAATATGCTAAAGAAGGAAACTCAATTTTGAGACCAATTCATTATCCGCCAATTACTTCTGAGCCGGAGAATGCAATTCGTGCAGCTGCACACGGCGATATTAACCTGATTACTCTTTTAATGGGAGCTCAGGGTAAAGGATTGCAAGTTCAGAATCATGATGGTGAATGGATTGATGCTATTGCGGCAGACGATGAATTAGTGATTAATGTTGGAGATATGTTGTCAAGACATACCAATAATAAACTAAAATCGACAATTCACCAAGTGGTTAACCCGCCTAGAGAATTATGGGGAACTTCACGTTATTCAGTTCCGTTTTTTATGCATCCGGTAAGCGATATGCGTCTGGATTGTCTTGAAAACTGTATTGATGCTGAGAATCCTAAAAAATTCGAAGATATTACAGCAGGAGATTATTTGTATGAACGTTTAGTAGATTTAGGTTTAATTAAAAAATAA